A stretch of the Uranotaenia lowii strain MFRU-FL chromosome 3, ASM2978415v1, whole genome shotgun sequence genome encodes the following:
- the LOC129756311 gene encoding uncharacterized protein LOC129756311, with product MGLYPLLRMHSSLIIIMIFIPFSYPKFIQLHDITNNPGALTLSAGEGRIHEGYNRLFHTVDLKELGTTIGVLENLIAKVNSSTGNFIRLINLKFKQINETYRALLPNSKSKRSIEMLGSAIKFITGNLDADDLREINANINDIKRLDNNLIVQNNKQITINQEFQNRLQTLTDEIRNHENVLLKLTLQRNYTVNENAKIIILFQLDIVLQTLRTLENGIALAKLNIVNRQLLTINELKIIAQQLEQVDISLDSLEDVYNYLSVTVFYHGYHLIISIDIPRVSSTIYERMIIEQLPIKNKTVNIDYHTILVHSNETIAVLQNYEQIAKTYVYKKNQLLNITNDLCIAPLVRGRSGKCPFKETPPATEYRLLAYGTLIVKATLETIVMSSTCGINQKELKENATRYQHSS from the exons gatGCACTCTTCATTAATCATCATAATGATATTCATTCCCTTTTCCTATCCCAAATTTATCCAACTCCATGATATCACAAATAATCCAGGAGCGCTGACTCTCAGTGCGGGAGAGGGCAGAATTCACGAAGGGTATAACAGACTTTTTCATACGGTTGATTTAAAAGAATTAGGAACTACGATAGGAGTATTAGAGAATTTAATTGCAAAAGTTAATAGTTCAACAGGAAATTTTATCAGGTTAATTAAtctcaaatttaaacaaatcaatGAAACATACAGAGCCCTCCTCCCAAATTCGAAAAGTAAGCGTTCTATTGAAATGCTAGGCAGTGCTATCAAATTCATTACAGGTAACTTAGACGCAGATGATTTACGAGAAATAAACGCAAACATAAATGATATCAAAAGATTAGACAATAATCTGATTGTTcagaataataaacaaattacaATTAATCAGGAGTTTCAAAATCGCTTACAAACCCTAACAGATGAAATAAGAAATCACGAAAATGTTTTGCTCAAACTAACTTTACAAAGGAATTACACTGTgaatgaaaatgcaaaaattataatactttTCCAATTAGACATTGTACTACAAACTCTAAGAACGCTTGAGAATGGAATAGCACTAGCCAAATTGAATATTGTAAACCGTCAATTATTGACTAtcaatgaattgaaaattatagcaCAACAATTAGAGCAGGTAGATATTTCATTAGACAGTTTAGAAGATGTGTACAATTATCTCTCGGTCACGGTGTTCTACCACGGATATCATCTCATCATCAGTATCGACATTCCCAGAGTATCATCTACAATCTACGAAAGAATGATTATCGAGCAACTaccaattaaaaacaaaaccgtCAACATTGATTATCATACAATACTTGTGCATTCTAATGAAACCATCGCAGTCTTACAAAACTATGAACAAATAGCCAAAACCTACGTTTACAAGAAAAATCAACTCTTGAATATTACCAACGATTTGTGTATTGCACCTTTAGTTCGAGGTCGAAGTGGAAAATGTCCCTTCAAAGAAACACCGCCAGCTACAGAGTACAGGCTTTTGGCCTATGGTACTTTAATCGTCAAAGCTACATTAGAGACGATTGTAATGAGTAGCACTTGCGGTATTAATCAAAAAGAACTTAAAG AAAACGCAACGAGATATCAAcattcttcataa